A single window of Gossypium arboreum isolate Shixiya-1 chromosome 13, ASM2569848v2, whole genome shotgun sequence DNA harbors:
- the LOC108461336 gene encoding protein NRT1/ PTR FAMILY 7.2-like, whose protein sequence is MACLNNICKEVSDEKMMTKEEEDYTLDGTVDRHGQPAIRSKTGTWVSGILLLVNQGLATLAFFGVGVNLVLFLTRVLGQDNAEAANNVSKWTGTVYIFSLLGAFLSDSYWGRYKTCAIFQAIFVVGLVLLSISSSAFLLYPKGCGDEETPCGTHSTFHIVFFYLAIYMVALGNGGYQPTIATFGADQFDEEDPKEGHSKIAFFSFFYLALNLGSLFSNTVLGYFEDQGMWTLGFWASAGSAFVALVLFLIGTPRYRHFKPQGNPLSRFCQVLVAAIRKWKVGIMPGDDHLFETDKNESAIKGDRRILHTEGFRFLDRAAIMTPNDYATDEEKNTKGRNPWRLCTITQVEEVKCILRLLPIWLCTILYSVVFTQMASLFVEQGDAMKTTVSNFDIPAASMSSFDILSVATFIFIYRRILDPIVARIKTNPKGLTELQRMGIGLVIAILAMVAAGVVEVFRLKYANKDCPNCNNASSLSIFWQIPQYMLIGASEVFMYVGQLEFFNGQAPDGLKSFGSALCMTSISLGNYVSSLLVTMVMKISTRDNMPGWIPGNLNKGRLDLFYFLLAALTTADLMIYIICAKWYKCIKFDGRTNGDDDDNKKSRPVTVAAQADFRV, encoded by the exons ATGGCTTGTCTAAATAATATTTGCAAAGAG GTGAGTGATGAAAAAATGATGACAAAGGAAGAAGAGGATTACACCTTAGATGGAACTGTGGACCGACATGGTCAACCTGCTATTCGATCCAAAACTGGAACTTGGGTTTCTGGGATTTTACTACTTG TGAATCAAGGGCTGGCAACGTTGGCATTCTTTGGGGTAGGTGTCAACTTAGTGTTATTCTTGACCAGAGTGCTCGGCCAAGACAACGCCGAGGCCGCAAACAACGTCAGCAAATGGACTGGAACCGTCTACATTTTCTCTTTACTCGGTGCCTTCCTTAGTGATTCTTACTGGGGAAGGTACAAAACTTGTgccattttccaagccatctTTGTTGTT GGTTTGGTGTTGCTATCAATTTCGAGCTCGGCATTTTTGCTCTATCCCAAAGGTTGTGGTGATGAAGAAACACCATGTGGAACTCACTCCACTTTCCACATTGTGTTCTTTTATTTAGCCATATATATGGTAGCCCTTGGAAATGGTGGTTACCAGCCTACCATTGCTACATTTGGGGCTGATCAATTTGATGAGGAAGATCCTAAAGAAGGGCACTCAAAAATTGCCTTCTTTAGCTTCTTTTATTTGGCTTTGAACCTTGGGTCACTCTTTTCCAATACTGTATTGGGTTATTTTGAGGATCAAGGAATGTGGACGCTTGGATTTTGGGCATCAGCTGGCTCTGCTTTTGTGGCATTGGTCTTATTTTTGATTGGGACACCAAGGTACAGGCATTTCAAGCCTCAGGGCAACCCTCTTTCGAGGTTTTGTCAAGTGTTGGTTGCTGCGATAAGAAAATGGAAGGTTGGGATAATGCCAGGAGATGACCATTTGTTCGAAACAGACAAGAATGAATCCGCTATTAAGGGTGATAGAAGGATACTTCACACGGAAGGGTTCCGGTTTTTGGACAGAGCTGCGATTATGACACCAAATGATTATGCTACGGACGAAGAAAAAAACACAAAGGGTCGGAATCCGTGGCGTCTATGCACCATAACACAAGTTGAGGAAGTGAAATGCATATTGAGATTGCTCCCAATTTGGCTATGCACCATACTTTACTCTGTTGTGTTCACTCAAATGGCATCTCTCTTCGTAGAACAAGGAGACGCCATGAAAACGACCGTCTCAAACTTCGACATCCCAGCGGCAAGCATGTCTAGCTTCGACATACTCAGCGTAGCGACGTTCATATTCATTTACCGACGAATCCTTGACCCCATCGTTGCTAGAATAAAAACAAACCCGAAGGGCCTCACCGAGCTTCAAAGAATGGGGATCGGTCTCGTTATAGCTATACTAGCCATGGTGGCAGCAGGAGTTGTCGAGGTTTTCCGATTGAAATACGCGAACAAAGATTGCCCAAACTGCAACAACGCGAGCTCGTTGAGTATATTTTGGCAAATCCCTCAATACATGCTCATAGGAGCATCAGAAGTATTCATGTATGTTGGTCAATTAGAGTTCTTTAATGGACAAGCACCTGATGGGTTAAAGAGCTTTGGTAGTGCACTTTGCATGACATCCATATCATTGGGAAATTATGTGAGTAGCTTGTTAGTGACCATGGTTATGAAAATTTCTACAAGAGATAATATGCCTGGATGGATCCCTGGTAACCTCAACAAAGGCCGTTTGGACCTGTTTTATTTCTTACTGGCGGCCTTGACGACGGCCGATCTCATGATCTACATAATCTGTGCCAAGTGGTATAAGTGTATCAAGTTCGATGGAAGGACTAATGgagatgatgatgataataaaaAGTCTCGACCTGTGACAGTAGCAGCACAAGCAGACTTTAGAGTGTAA